One Pocillopora verrucosa isolate sample1 chromosome 10, ASM3666991v2, whole genome shotgun sequence genomic window carries:
- the LOC131771353 gene encoding pituitary tumor-transforming gene 1 protein-interacting protein, which produces MAFYWSLSSPLVLVFFLGFIHLWPCTAAAANCSKYSGMSCKECVEQSGCFYCKPTKLCEAGDLVKSTLQKSCEGQEWMTEQCLVTGKILLIALPVAGFVLLVTIGCCIYCCCCRKTRARGGPDKDEVKSHRKRKKIADKHKEREKERQEKRDEIRKKYGIESV; this is translated from the exons ATGGCTTTTTATTGGAGCCTTTCCTCGCCTTTAGTACTTGTGTTTTTTCTAGGTTTCATCCATTTGTGGCCTTGCACAGCGGCAGCTG CAAACTGCAGTAAATACAGCGGCATGTCGTGTAAAGAATGCGTCGAACAATCTGGG tGCTTTTACTGCAAGCCAACCAAATTATGCGAGGCTGGTGATTTGGTGAAGAGCACTCTCCAAAAGTCGTGCGAGGGTCAGGAATGGATGACAGAACAGTGTCTGG tcactggaaaaattctTCTCATTGCCCTGCCTGTGGCGGGTTTCGTGTTGCTTGTGACAATAGGATGTTGCATCTACTGCTGCTGTTGTCGAAAAACGAGAGCAAGGGGAGG GCCTGACAAAGATGAGGTCAAGTCTCatcggaaaagaaaaaaaatagctgaTAAACACAAGGAAAG GGAAAAAGAAAGGCAAGAGAAACGTGAcgaaatcaggaaaaaatatG GTATAGAATCTGTATGA